A region from the Pseudomonas sp. KU26590 genome encodes:
- the ftsX gene encoding permease-like cell division protein FtsX, whose translation MSATRSPKVSERVAAKASDPAPQKKKHDDDDGPSFGALFSAWIEAHRSSLLDSLRRLGKQPIGSFFTCLVMAIALSLPMGLSLLLSNVERLGGSWQRAAQISLYLQLEASPSEGEGLVRQIKEMPGVADAEYISRDEALNEFQKQSGLGEALKELPENPLPGVVLVTPLEVDKAALEALRTRLAELPKVQQAQLDLVWVERLAAILKLGDRFVFGLTVLLVAALLLVIGNTIRLHIENRRTEIEVIKLVGGTDSYVRRPFLYMGALYGLGAGVLSWGVLAFGLDWLNDAVVKLAGLYGSDFALAGVPVSDGLSLLLGAVLLGYIGAWIAVARHLRELAPR comes from the coding sequence ATGAGTGCCACCCGCAGCCCCAAGGTGTCCGAGCGCGTCGCGGCCAAGGCGTCAGACCCGGCGCCGCAAAAGAAGAAACACGATGACGACGATGGCCCGAGCTTCGGTGCGTTGTTCAGCGCCTGGATCGAAGCGCATCGTTCAAGCCTGCTGGACAGCCTGCGCCGTTTGGGCAAGCAGCCGATTGGCAGTTTCTTTACCTGTCTGGTGATGGCGATCGCGCTGAGCTTGCCGATGGGCCTTTCGCTGTTGCTGAGCAATGTCGAGCGCCTTGGTGGGTCGTGGCAGCGTGCGGCGCAGATATCGCTGTACCTCCAACTGGAAGCGTCGCCGAGCGAAGGCGAAGGCCTGGTCCGCCAGATCAAGGAAATGCCGGGCGTTGCCGATGCCGAGTACATCAGTCGTGATGAGGCGCTGAACGAGTTCCAGAAACAGTCCGGTCTGGGCGAGGCGTTGAAGGAACTGCCTGAAAACCCGCTGCCCGGTGTTGTGCTGGTCACGCCACTGGAGGTTGACAAAGCCGCGCTGGAGGCATTACGTACACGTCTCGCCGAGTTGCCTAAAGTGCAGCAGGCCCAACTCGATCTGGTCTGGGTCGAGCGGCTGGCAGCCATTCTCAAGCTGGGCGATCGATTCGTCTTTGGTCTGACGGTGTTGCTGGTCGCAGCGCTGCTATTGGTCATCGGCAACACCATTCGTCTGCACATCGAGAACCGTCGCACGGAAATCGAGGTCATCAAGTTGGTGGGCGGCACCGACAGCTACGTGCGTCGGCCCTTCCTTTATATGGGTGCGTTGTACGGGCTCGGTGCCGGGGTTTTGTCTTGGGGCGTACTGGCGTTCGGGCTGGACTGGCTGAACGATGCGGTGGTCAAGCTGGCCGGGTTGTACGGCAGTGATTTCGCCCTCGCGGGTGTACCGGTTTCCGATGGCTTGTCACTCTTGCTTGGGGCGGTGCTGTTGGGGTATATCGGTGCGTGGATTGCGGTAGCACGCCATTTGAGAGAGTTGGCGCCTCGTTAG
- the rpoH gene encoding RNA polymerase sigma factor RpoH codes for MTNSLQPAYALVPGANLEAYVHTVNSIPLLTPEQERELAESLYYEQDLGAARQMVLAHLRFVVHIARSYSGYGLAQADLIQEGNVGLMKAVKRFNPEMGVRLVSFAVHWIKAEIHEFILRNWRIVKVATTKAQRKLFFNLRSQKKRLAWLNNEEVHRVAESLGVEPREVREMESRLTGHDMAFDPAAEADDDSAFQSPANYLEDHRYDPARQLEDSDWTDSSTANLHEALNVLDDRSRDILYQRWLAEEKATLHDLAEKYNVSAERIRQLEKSAMNKLKLSIAA; via the coding sequence ATGACCAATTCTTTGCAACCTGCTTATGCCTTGGTTCCGGGTGCAAACCTGGAAGCCTACGTGCATACGGTAAACAGCATTCCACTGCTGACGCCTGAGCAGGAGCGTGAACTGGCCGAGAGTCTCTATTACGAGCAGGATCTAGGGGCGGCTCGGCAGATGGTGCTCGCCCACCTGCGATTTGTCGTGCATATCGCACGCAGTTATTCCGGTTACGGACTGGCTCAGGCTGACCTGATTCAGGAAGGTAACGTTGGCCTGATGAAGGCCGTCAAGCGCTTCAACCCAGAGATGGGCGTGCGCCTGGTGTCCTTTGCAGTGCACTGGATCAAGGCCGAGATTCACGAGTTCATCCTGCGCAACTGGCGCATCGTGAAGGTCGCGACCACCAAGGCTCAGCGCAAGCTTTTCTTCAACCTGCGCAGCCAGAAGAAGCGTCTGGCCTGGCTGAACAACGAAGAAGTCCATCGCGTGGCGGAGAGCCTGGGCGTCGAGCCCCGCGAAGTGCGCGAGATGGAAAGCCGTCTGACGGGCCACGACATGGCGTTCGACCCGGCAGCAGAAGCCGATGACGACAGCGCCTTCCAGTCGCCGGCCAACTACCTGGAAGACCATCGTTACGATCCGGCGCGTCAGCTGGAAGATTCCGACTGGACTGACAGCTCCACGGCCAACCTGCACGAAGCGCTGAACGTGCTCGACGACCGCAGCCGCGACATTCTGTATCAGCGCTGGCTGGCAGAAGAAAAGGCGACGCTGCACGACCTGGCCGAGAAGTACAACGTGTCTGCCGAGCGGATTCGTCAGCTCGAGAAGAGCGCGATGAACAAGCTGAAGCTGTCGATCGCTGCCTGA